The window GAAAAAGATATTATTTTAGAATGCAATGGTAAAAAAATAAATCAAAATTATACTATTTTAAATATTTTAGAAGAAAAAAACATTGGAGATAAAATTAATTTTCTTATATGGAGATCTGGCAAATTTTTAAATTTTACCCTAATTCTTGATGAAAGAAAATAAATTAATATCAATAAATTAATTTTATAAAATTATTTAATAAATATATTCATCTACAATAAGTCCTTTATTATCATAAAGTAAAACCCTATCATGTAAATCATCTAATATTTCTTTATTCATAAAAATAATCCATTCTTTAGTATAAAAATCAAATTTATTTTTATTTTTATCAAAACAACCTTGATAATTTATATTTTTTAAATAATTTAAACAAGCTGGATCATTATCTATAATCCTAAATTGATTTGGCACCTCGCAAGTTTTTAAGCCTAAAATAAAATCTTGGCATAAACCACTCAAATGTGCAATTTCCCTTTTTTCAATTTTAGGGCAATTTTTTGGCAAATTAGGAATAAACTTATAAAATTCATTTAAATAACCACTACACTTATTTAATTCAAAATTAACTCCAATCGGACTATGAGTAGAATAAATTTTAACTTTATAATTATTTTCTAAAACAATACTGGATTCTTTAAAAACTTTTGAAAAATCTAAATTTTTTAAACCAAAAGTTATAATAAAATTTGATTTATTAGAAAATAAAGACCAGCCGCTAATATTAATTTTTTGTTGATTTTGTAGACCTCTAACAGATAAAATAATTTCTTCATATTTTTGACCTTGATTACCATAGATTTTAATATCTTCTATAAATACTTTTCCAGCATAAGGTGAAACTTCACTTTCATTAAAATTGTTTAAATGAGAATTATTATTAAAACGAATACGTCCTAAATAAGTACTAGTATTATTTCTATTGCCATAAAAAGACATATAATTATAAGTAGAAGTTGGAAAAATATACTTTAAAAAATTAAAATTTTTTAATTGCAAATTTTTAAATAAACCAATACTAAACAAAAAAGCTATTATAATAATTATTAAAACAAATGTTAAAACGTATTTCATTTTTAAATTAAAATATTAATAACCTTATTTGGAATATAAATAACCTTTTTTATCTTTTGATTATTAATTAACTTATTTAATTTTTCATTTTGTATTATAATTTGCAAAATTTCTTTTTGATTCATATCTTTATCAATTTCTAATATAGTTTTAAATTTTCCATTAATTTGAATAATTAAATTAACTTTTTGAGTTAATAATATCTTTTCATCAAATTTAGGCCATTCTTCAAAATCAATATAAGATTTATTTCCTAAATCACACCACAATTCTTGACAAATATGCGGAACAAAAGGATACATAATTTTTAAAACATTTTCTAAATCATTTTGACTAATAAATTCATTTTCTAAATTATTTAAAAGAATCATAAAAGAAGAAACGCAAGTATTAAAATTTAAAGCTTGAATATCAATAGTAACCTTCTTAATGGTTTGATGAATAAATTGTAAGGCTTTAAAAGAAGTTTTAATATTGTGTTTTTTTATTTCTAAAATATTTTTTTGAGACCAATTCCAAAAACGATTTAAAAATCTATGGACGCCCAAAACTCCTTCTGTAGACCATGGTGCAGCATCTTCAAATGGGCCCATAAACATTTCATACATTCGAAAAGTATCTGCTCCAAATTTTTGAATAATTTCATCAGGATTTACAACGTTGCCTCTACTTTTTGACATTTTTTGACCATCAGCGCCCAAAATTAATCCTTGATGTCTTATTTTCAAAAAAGGCTCCTGAAAATCAATATATCCTAAATCATATAAAAATTTAGTGATAAATCTTGAATATAATAAATGTAAAACAGTATGTTCGGCTCCAATTATATATAAATCAACCGGCAACCAAAATTTAGCTTTAGATTTATTAAAAATTTCTTTTTGATTATGAGGATCAACATAGCGCAAATAATACCAAGAAGAATCTACAAAAGTATCTAATGTTTCAACTTCACGTAAAGCATCTTTCCCACAAACTGGACATTTAACTTTTATAAATTCATCAGATGAAGCAAGTGGTGGTTTGCCTTGTGGGCGATAATCTTTCAAATCTGGAAGTTTAACTGGCAAATCTTTTTCAGGAACTGAATGAATTAAATAATTAATATTATTAAATTTTGTCCAATCAATACCATATTTTAATTTTTTAATTTCTTTTTTATTTTTTAATTCAAAGCAATGTTTACAATAAATAATTGGGATTGGAACACCCCAATATCTCTGGCGAGAAACAGACCAATCTCTTAATTTATATTGCCAGGTTTTTTTACCTTTAAATTTTTTAATAATTTTTTTTCGAGCCTCAACAGAATTTAAATTATTAAATTCAGCTGAATTAATTAATAACCCATCATGAATATAAGCTTTTTTATTAATATTCCAATCGCCATTAAATGGTTTAATTACTTGAATAATTTTTAATTTATATTTTTTAGCAAATTCCCAATCACGTTCATCATGAGCTGGTACGCCCATTATCGCTCCAGTCCCATAATCCATTAAAATATAATCAGCAATAAAAATTGGAATTTTTTGATTTGTGGCAGGATTAATTGCAAAAACACCTTTTAATCTAACTCCTGTTTTTTGACCAGCTCCTTCTTGACGCATTAAAGCAGTCTTATGTCTTGTTTGCTCAATATAATTTAAAACTTCTTTTTTATTAGAAATAAAATTAATTAATTTTTGAATTTGGTAATGTTCAGGAGCTAAAACCAAAAAAGTTGCTCCAAATAAAGTATCTGCTCTTGTTGTAAAAACTTTAATTGAATCTTTAATTTTGTCTATTTTAAATTCTAAAATTGCTCCTTCTGATCTACCAATCCAATCAAGTTGTCT of the Patescibacteria group bacterium genome contains:
- the leuS gene encoding leucine--tRNA ligase, with the protein product MKKYDFLKIEKKWQNQWLKNKVFQSKDFSSKPKYYQLETFPYPSAQGLHTGHPKGYTAEDILAHFHRMNGYEVLYTMGWDAFGLPTENYAIKVGKSPKEVALSNIANFKRQIQSFGFSYDWSREINTSDPQYYKWTQWLFIQLYKNGLAYRKEADVNWCSSCKTVLANEQVIGGHCERCNSKIEQRKMEQWFLKITNYASRLINDLKNVDWPEGTKKRQLDWIGRSEGAILEFKIDKIKDSIKVFTTRADTLFGATFLVLAPEHYQIQKLINFISNKKEVLNYIEQTRHKTALMRQEGAGQKTGVRLKGVFAINPATNQKIPIFIADYILMDYGTGAIMGVPAHDERDWEFAKKYKLKIIQVIKPFNGDWNINKKAYIHDGLLINSAEFNNLNSVEARKKIIKKFKGKKTWQYKLRDWSVSRQRYWGVPIPIIYCKHCFELKNKKEIKKLKYGIDWTKFNNINYLIHSVPEKDLPVKLPDLKDYRPQGKPPLASSDEFIKVKCPVCGKDALREVETLDTFVDSSWYYLRYVDPHNQKEIFNKSKAKFWLPVDLYIIGAEHTVLHLLYSRFITKFLYDLGYIDFQEPFLKIRHQGLILGADGQKMSKSRGNVVNPDEIIQKFGADTFRMYEMFMGPFEDAAPWSTEGVLGVHRFLNRFWNWSQKNILEIKKHNIKTSFKALQFIHQTIKKVTIDIQALNFNTCVSSFMILLNNLENEFISQNDLENVLKIMYPFVPHICQELWCDLGNKSYIDFEEWPKFDEKILLTQKVNLIIQINGKFKTILEIDKDMNQKEILQIIIQNEKLNKLINNQKIKKVIYIPNKVINILI